The Fusarium oxysporum f. sp. lycopersici 4287 chromosome 1, whole genome shotgun sequence DNA segment GATCTCTGGGTGAAGGTCAAGAGGTAGGAGGATGGGAAACGTTGAAGCCGAGCACAAGAGCATAGGAAAAGTGAGTTGGTTTGCGGGTATAGGTTAGTTTAGTACTTGGATGCGAGGCGTTTGGAAGCGTATTGATGGGCTTGAATCACTTGGGGAGGTGTGTCTTGGGACTTGGCTTGGGTTATGACTATGGTTATGCCTTTAGTGTAAGAGTAAAAAGCACAAACACGGCTTGGTTATCATCTCAGAGATTCGCCGGCTGATGGTGTTTATGTTTCACAACATGTGAGCCAACAACTGAATCATGTGTCACCCAATTCGTCTAACCACGAGTCGGTCAAGAAAAGCCCCTAGATCGGAGTAGTGGCGTGTTTCGGCGGTGATTTTTATAGATCGCTATCGCCAAGACGCACCTAATTTAATTGTGCCTCTCGTCGGGTGATGCATTACTGTGGCGGCCACTTGAATCAAAGGTGTGAGGCGTGAGACTGTACGTAGTAGCTATACTGTAAAATTGCTACCCTGGAGGGGCAAGGTGGAGGGATTTATTGTGTCCGGGCCTCATGACCAAGCCCCGCAGATGGAGACCTCCAATGAAATAATTCTCGGTATCTGGTGGGCGTGAAGGTGCTGATCTGATTGTGTTGTCAGAAATACTCTGCTGACTCTCTGGGCTTAACGTTAACTGGTGTTGAGTTCGGCACGAACCTTTGGTCCCCGTCACCGACACTTTCAATACCTTTAGGTACGGTATCCACAGTTCAGTTGAGGTGACCTGAGCCTACAGTATGTGCAGTACCTAGCATTACTGAGGCTGCAGCGCTCCATCACTGCACAGTAGAGAGGTGCCTGCAGGACATGGTAGTGCTCCATGGCTGCCGTAGGTTACTGTTCACGCTGCACTCTCTCTTCCCTGTCGTGAGCACGAGACCTTGGTTGACCTTGGACGATCTAGACCAACGCTGATCATTTTATCAATCATATCACACCCTCGACCTCTGGACCTTGCAAAAACCACTCTCTTCCTTCGTCTCCTCTCCCTCCACCTCTGATGCTCTCCTGGGATACCTTCAATTCCAATCTCAGTCCTCGATACGTCAAAGAACAACTCCCAAGACCTACAGCTATCGTACCTATTTAACCTAATTCATTTCTGGCCCGCGCTCAGAAACCCCCCCCCCCATCGAAGCCAAAGAGATCGTCCCCGGTCCGTGATTTCCTTAGCTCCAATCGCTTTTGAACCGAACCTACCTTGCTTGACCTCGCCTTGCCTCTTTTATTTCTAAACCTTGATCGCAATTTCTCCTTTTCCCTTCGCACGGAGAGAACCTTCAGTCTtgtttgctttttctttcttggtcCTTGGGACATCATCACAGGTCATCGCAATTAAGCCTCATCTGGTCTTGTGTGTTCGAGTCTTGGAGACAACCCCCAGATCCAGCACGCTCAGGCCCTTTGATAGTACGATTTCGTACGATCTGCGCGAGTCATTGGCGTACACGGATGAAATCGCTGGACGACGCAAAACAAAGATTGTCAATGAGCTACTGATTTTTGACGTCCTCATCGTCCGCTTCTCATCATTACGAACGGCAAATCATTGATGGCAAGCTTCACAATTCCGACTGGCCTCGGACTAATATCACACGATACGCATTGAGCCTCATAATCCAACATCTCCTTACGGATCCCATTACCCAATCACAAGAAATTAATTGCTCCTATCAAATCGCaagtcatcagcttcaacagTAACAAAACCAGCCATGGCCGATAATTCAGATCACCGAATCAAGATCAACCCCCTCATGCCTCCTGCGAAGCAAGAGCGCATTCACATCTGGCGCACCGAAGTCGCTTCAGCCCTACACCTCCCCACGGCCCCGTCCCTATCATCATCACTATCGTCTTCATCCGCCGCCACTCCAGACCCCGACCCAGATACTTCGTTTGCTACACCTCCATCACCTGCTGGTTCCAAGCCGCGAAGCTTGTGGAAGCGCATTAGCTGGCGCTTTGGGCCCAAGAGACGCACTGCTGTCAatatggctgctgctgccgccgaGCTTCCCCCAGATGGCCGTACCGCTATGTACCGCGGACTTGAGAACAGGGTGGCTCGGGGAGAGGACGCGAGGGATGAAGAAGGCGGCATTCTGGAGAGGGATAGTGAGGAAGGAAATGgcttgaaggagaagcaagagagGTTGGCTCGGGCAGCCAGGTTACTCAACCGTCGCACCGAGGAACGGTGACAGCGTCGCTAATGGACTGACGCATCAGCAGTCGCTACCAAGGAATGCGTCTGTCCCGTTTGCTTACGAACGGCCCGGTGCCAGCAATACTTCTTAATACGCAGCCGGGGCCATGCCGACATGTGTCATGATATAGCATTTATTCTTCATTAATCAATGTCCTGAACAGACCATTCCACGCACCTAGACTAGCATGCACATGTAAACCAATCTTTCTAATCTTGGGTACGAGAGACTATCACATTCGACGCTTGTTCCACCCGACATTAACGTTAACATATGCAAACTTCGGAAAACCCATAGCAGATAGTTCGCGAACGGAAAGACGGAACACAAGCGCTGGGAAATGCAACAGTTCAACATCAGGAAAATGTCAGTAGAGAACAAGTGTCACCAGTACAGAACTCTGAGAAGCTTCAGATCGGAAAAGCCAAGGGGCAGCTTATACCACCACTTCGTTCTCGGTACCCATGAACATAAATGTAGAGGGGTTGATTTTTGGGGATAAGTCTTTGTTTAGAAACAACAGGAAACAATTCATCTCTCCATTGCCTCTCTTCAGGGGGGTTACGTTTGAGAACGAACCAGTAGACATGAACAGAAAACATAAAACACATAAGACAATGGGGGAAAAGCGTTAACATGAGAAAGCCTTCTTCGTGACGATCCATCAAGACGGGCTAAGCCCTGTCCACGTTCTTAATGACCAACAAGACGGGGATTGAGAAATACACAAATGCCAGGTGTGGAAAGTAGGCCAAAGAAAAAGATGTATGAAAAGGGGAGGAAACTTTGCGATTTATCTGCCAGGtagaaaagagagaaaaaaagacaAATAGCCGTCATCACCGGGTGTTGGCGGATCGATTCCCCCCCtcccttcttcccttcttACTAGTCCGACGGACAAACAAGACGAAAGATTCCACGCCGTACACTCTCCCTTGCCAGAAACCAGACCCTTTGTGATTCCTCCCTCTCCATCGCCATGGGAAAAAAGCAACGCACCGcgcaaaaagaagaagcctcgTACTATCATCCAGCCCGCCAAGACAGGCCCAGCTATCCGTGTGTCCGGGGGCAGACAAGTGTAACCGGGGCAAGAATACGTCTCGGTTCCTATATGCCGAGACGCATGTGGTATCGAGGGGGATTATTGACAGATTTAGGAGGCGGCAGCAGGCGCAGGCTCCTCAGCAGGGGCGGCGGCAGCTCAGCGGCTTGGCAGCCTCgccctcctccttcttgggaGCATCGGCAGCACCAGCGGCCTCGCCCTCAGCGCTGTCGCTAGAAGTCCAGAGGGTGAGGTTGTCGCGGAGGAGCTGCATGATCAGGGTGCTGTCGCGGTAAGACTCCTCAGAGAGGGAGTCGAGCTCGGCAATAGCATCGTCGAAGGCCTGCTTCGCGAGGTGGCAAGCACGGTCGGGGGAGTTCAAGATCTCGTAGTAGAAGACGGAGAAAGTTGAGAGCGAGACCCAGACGGATGGGGTGAGTAGGAGTGAGCTCAGTCTGGGCAACATCGGTAGCGCTCTGTGGTTGGGCAAAACTTGTCAGCGAGGGGCACCAGCGGCCCGGATCTTGCGGCATGTGACGGTGGTGGGGGGGTAGTTGGGTTTTAATTTAGCCTTACCTTATAAGCATCGTGGGCAGCGGTAGCAGCACCCTTGCGCTTCTCACCAGAGGCGAATTCAGCGAGGTAACGGTGGTAGTCACCCTTCCTATTCATCAGAAAGAAACACGGTCAGCTTCTCGATAActaaattaaaaaaaaaaaaaggagtgcattttctttttttttcggTGGAAAAAGCACGCATGGAGCGAGATGGGTGTAGTGCTGCGTGAGCACAAAAAGGGCGGAAAGACGAGGGGCCTCAGGCTAGAGGCGGGGAAGATAAAAACGCACATCTTGTGGTAGAAGACCTTGGACTCGCCGGTGGCGGCGTTGGGGATGAGGAAGTCGTCGAGGACATCGAGAACATCCTGGCagaccttctcgagctcGGTCTCGATCTTGTTGCGGTAGTCCTTGATGGTGGATACGTGCTTGTCGGAGCCCTTAGATTCCTCCTTCTGCTCGATCGAGGAGATGATGCGCCACGAGGCACGTCGGGTGCCGACAACGTTCTTGTAGGCGACGCTGAGGAGGTTACGCTCGTCAACGGTGAGCTCTCCGCCCAGCTTAGCCACCTCCTTCATGTAGGTGACCATCTCATCGTAGCGCTCGGCCTGCTCGCAGAGGCGGGCCAGGAAGGTCTTGCTATAGTGAGGTAACACGTACGATGTCAGCGATACGACGTCCTTCGAAGGGGTTCTGATTCCTGAACGAGCTGGACGAGCCAAGGCATTGGCGGGGCGCCGATAGCATCGGAAGAGATCCGGGAGGGGATGATATAGACAAACCTTTCACGCTATCACACCATGAGAGTCAGCATCAAGCATCTTGATTAGAGAGATGGGGATGAGGAGATGAGCAGGGAGGGGGGGGATCGAGTAACACCGCCTGATGACAAGTTGAGAGAGCCTCTAGAGAATCGCAAGCTACATAACCGAGAGTTCAAGGCCATGCAAGAATCGTGAATTTCGAGGAGGAACCTCATGGTGTTGTCACCGTTTGTCCATGTTGGGCTTCGATTGAGGGGTTGTGCGGCCTTCGGCGGGACAGGAGGCCGAGAGGGAAAAAGGGTAGAACATCTCTAGAGAAGAATAGAGAAACTGGCAGGG contains these protein-coding regions:
- a CDS encoding tyrosine 3-monooxygenase/tryptophan 5-monooxygenase activation protein (At least one base has a quality score < 10); the protein is MATERESKTFLARLCEQAERYDEMVTYMKEVAKLGGELTVDERNLLSVAYKNVVGTRRASWRIISSIEQKEESKGSDKHVSTIKDYRNKIETELEKVCQDVLDVLDDFLIPNAATGESKVFYHKMKGDYHRYLAEFASGEKRKGAATAAHDAYKSATDVAQTELTPTHPIRLGLALNFLRLLLRDLELPRPCLPPREAGLRRCYCRARLPL
- a CDS encoding tyrosine 3-monooxygenase/tryptophan 5-monooxygenase activation protein (At least one base has a quality score < 10), translating into MATERESKTFLARLCEQAERYDEMVTYMKEVAKLGGELTVDERNLLSVAYKNVVGTRRASWRIISSIEQKEESKGSDKHVSTIKDYRNKIETELEKVCQDVLDVLDDFLIPNAATGESKVFYHKMCVFIFPASSLRPLVFPPFLCSRSTTPISLHACFFHRKKKKMHSFFFF
- a CDS encoding hypothetical protein (At least one base has a quality score < 10) codes for the protein MADNSDHRIKINPLMPPAKQERIHIWRTEVASALHLPTAPSLSSSLSSSSAATPDPDPDTSFATPPSPAGSKPRSLWKRISWRFGPKRRTAVNMAAAAAELPPDGRTAMYRGLENRVARGEDARDEEGGILERDSEEGNGLKEKQERLARAARLLNRRTEER
- a CDS encoding tyrosine 3-monooxygenase/tryptophan 5-monooxygenase activation protein (At least one base has a quality score < 10), which translates into the protein MVTYMKEVAKLGGELTVDERNLLSVAYKNVVGTRRASWRIISSIEQKEESKGSDKHVSTIKDYRNKIETELEKVCQDVLDVLDDFLIPNAATGESKVFYHKMKGDYHRYLAEFASGEKRKGAATAAHDAYKSATDVAQTELTPTHPIRLGLALNFLRLLLRDLELPRPCLPPREAGLRRCYCRARLPL